In bacterium, a genomic segment contains:
- a CDS encoding phosphoglycerate kinase — MSYLSKLTIEDLSCKGKRVLIRVDYNVPLENGIIQDDGRIRATLPTIRKIIDDGGIVFLLSHCGRPKGRRNSDLSLRPVAERLSELIGLKVKFVDDCIGLKVKEVRASAQPGDVILLENLRFYPGEEENDEVFAQKLAGDADIYIDDAFATTHRKHASMVAVAKFVPVSALGYLVLREMEMLEGLVANPKRPFIAIIGGIKVSSKLGMVEYLLDRCDEILIGGPMACTFFESLGVMSGSSFCEHDKIDVAHQILEKAGSMIPNSGKLLLPLDAIVSNKISMEGTKVVASYDSIPEDLTIADIGPDTIARFKKQLESAQTIIMNGPLGAFEVDKFSHGTREIFKSLAERYENGATVVLGGGDTTSAARKYGMEDRVTHISTGGGASLKVLEGKPLPAIEVLTERKNIG; from the coding sequence ATGTCATACTTAAGCAAGCTCACTATCGAAGACCTCTCGTGCAAGGGAAAGCGTGTTCTGATCAGAGTGGATTATAATGTCCCTCTCGAAAATGGGATTATTCAGGACGACGGCAGGATAAGAGCTACACTTCCGACAATCCGCAAGATAATCGATGATGGCGGAATCGTATTTCTTTTGTCGCATTGTGGCAGACCCAAGGGCCGTAGGAACTCCGATTTAAGCCTTCGACCAGTAGCCGAAAGACTAAGTGAACTTATTGGGCTCAAAGTAAAATTTGTTGACGATTGCATTGGTCTCAAGGTCAAAGAAGTGAGGGCTTCCGCTCAACCCGGCGATGTTATTTTACTCGAGAATTTGAGGTTCTATCCCGGCGAGGAGGAAAACGATGAAGTCTTTGCGCAGAAATTAGCTGGCGATGCAGATATATATATCGATGATGCCTTCGCAACAACTCATCGCAAACATGCCAGCATGGTGGCAGTTGCCAAATTCGTTCCTGTTTCGGCGCTGGGCTATCTTGTTCTTCGTGAGATGGAGATGCTTGAGGGACTCGTTGCAAACCCAAAGCGCCCATTTATTGCAATAATCGGAGGAATCAAAGTCTCCTCCAAATTGGGTATGGTTGAATATCTTCTCGACCGTTGCGATGAGATACTCATCGGTGGTCCTATGGCTTGCACATTTTTCGAGAGCCTCGGTGTAATGTCCGGTTCATCTTTCTGCGAACATGACAAAATAGACGTCGCTCACCAGATTCTCGAAAAAGCCGGTTCGATGATACCAAATTCCGGTAAGCTTCTTTTACCACTCGATGCTATCGTTTCCAACAAAATTAGTATGGAGGGAACTAAGGTAGTTGCTTCTTACGATAGCATACCAGAAGATCTCACTATAGCTGACATCGGCCCTGATACAATCGCTAGATTTAAGAAACAACTCGAAAGCGCACAAACAATTATTATGAACGGCCCCCTGGGAGCGTTCGAGGTCGATAAATTCTCTCATGGCACACGCGAGATATTTAAATCACTAGCCGAACGATATGAAAACGGCGCTACTGTAGTTTTGGGAGGTGGCGATACAACATCGGCGGCAAGGAAATACGGGATGGAAGACAGAGTCACTCATATCTCGACTGGCGGTGGAGCTTCGCTTAAAGTTCTCGAAGGTAAACCATTACCAGCCATCGAGGTTTTAACCGAAAGGAAAAACATTGGATAA